From Crassostrea angulata isolate pt1a10 unplaced genomic scaffold, ASM2561291v2 HiC_scaffold_243, whole genome shotgun sequence, the proteins below share one genomic window:
- the LOC128169873 gene encoding CX3C chemokine receptor 1-like, which produces MKLCIGTKRGKMANTYVVIAASIFFCIGFIGNSFTVCFVIFSKQLHTPTYVMIGCLAVSDLLASVTRYVTILPDPFKSFFNDLCHKNIYVIVAFLFIHSAFFHMVLVSYVRFVFITNPLRSLKLTCKTILWMSCVVWISSIIVSIGYGAVIVLLLKNIISVETLVLNELGFALYVGGLPFIIVVVFNVRKLYYLYNQTALIRRTRIANSMSLMFWIIIVIYLLCTIYPLIYIIDFAVLKDRPLLNRSLNLVHEMFNFSLLVNSCLNPLIYFMFSPPVLRLLSRLRTYCNHGSDPRMSNSGDLFTISRTSTSTL; this is translated from the coding sequence atgaaattgtgcATCGGGACAAAACGCGGTAAAATGGCGAATACATATGTTGTTATTGCTGCATCAATTTTCTTCTGCATTGGATTTATTGGAAATTCTTTCACCGtgtgttttgttattttctctAAACAGCTGCACACTCCGACTTACGTCATGATTGGATGCCTAGCAGTGTCTGACCTGCTCGCCTCTGTGACGcgatatgttacaatattaccTGAtccatttaaatctttttttaatgatctttgtcataaaaatatatatgttatagtCGCCTTTTTATTCATCCACTCGGCATTTTTCCATATGGTATTAGTATCATATGTACGTTTTGTATTCATTACAAACCCCCTGCGAAGTTTGAAATTGACCTGTAAAACAATTTTGTGGATGTCCTGTGTCGTTTGGATAAGCTCTATTATCGTTTCCATCGGATACGGAGCAGTTATAGTGCTACTTTTAAAGAACATAATATCTGTCGAAACGCTTGTTTTGAATGAACTTGGGTTTGCTTTGTATGTTGGTGGATTACCATTTATTATTGTAGTTGTTTTTAATGTTCGAAAGCTGTATTATCTGTATAACCAAACAGCTTTGATTCGACGAACCAGAATAGCAAATTCGATGTCGTTGATGTTTTGGATTATTATCGTGATTTATCTCCTATGCACAATATATCCTTTAATTTACATAATCGACTTTGCAGTGTTAAAAGACAGGCCACTTCTAAATAGAAGTTTAAACCTAGTCcatgaaatgtttaatttttcattgcttGTTAATAGTTGTTTGAATCctttaatatatttcatgttttcaccCCCTGTTTTAAGACTCCTATCCCGATTAAGAACATATTGTAATCATGGGTCAGATCCACGTATGAGCAATTCTGGGGATCTATTCACAATAAGTCGTACGTCTACGAGTACACTTTAA